GGTAGCGGAACGCGAACAGGATCGGCACCGTCTCCCGGCCGATCTGCGCTGCGACCGACGGCGGCAGCTCGCGGAACCGCAGGGGGATCTCCTCCTCGTCCACCGGGGTCAGGTTCTCCATCCGGTCGGGCACGGGGGTCAGTTCCAGCGACGGGTCGCCCGTGACGGCCAGGTAGCCGATCTCGCGTTCGACGCTGTCCATCTCGATGCGGGGCCCGGCAAAGGCGCGCTCCCGCGCCCTGGGGTCCAGGTCCATCGTGTACTCGAAGATGAGCGTATAGGAGTCCTTCGCCTCGCTCTGGAGTTCGACGCGCCACAGCTCGCCCGGCTTCTCCTCCTCCTCGGCGACCCGTTCCTGGATCTTGGTGTTCCCGCCGCGGATGTTGGGCTCCTTGACCCCCTCCGGCAGGCGGACGCGGAATTCGTTGACGCCGGCCTGCTGGATGGAGAACTCGATGGTGCTGGCGCCCATCAGGTAGTCCTCGCCGAAGCGCACGTAGTTGAACGTCTGCGCGGTGATCTTGGGCGAGATGCTGGTGAGGTCGAGCTGCAGGTCCCATGGCGATTCGATGACGCGGAAGGCCAGCCGGGCGTTCCGTGCGCGCTGGAGCAGGGACGGGGCGATCTCCTGCACGTCCACATCGTGCAGTCCGTCGCCCTCGCCGCTGCGCTTCAGGCGGATGCTCTCGTCCGTGCCGATGGCGATGAAGCCGCGCTCCTGCTCGCAGCCGAGGGTGTAGATGGCGGGGATCGCAAACGTACCGGTCTCGCCGGGCTTCGGCAGCTCCCGGCCGAGCAGCGCCTCGGTTTCGACCTCGACGCGCACCTCGTCCGTCGTCTTCTCCGTGAGCTGGATGGTCAGCGTGCGCGAGGCCTCGTCGTAGGTGTGGTCCTCGACGCGGGGCCCCCGGACGACCAGGTTCCCGCGCAGCTCCGGCGGCACGTGCAGACGGAGCTGGAAGACGCCGGCCTTCTTGATCCGGTAGTCGAACACGGACTGGTAGCGCAGGCTCTTGCGCGTGATCTGCACCATGTGCAGCGGTTCGCACCGCAGCTCCGGCTCGACGTGGCTCACCTTCAGGGCCAGCGTGTACGGGAAGGTCAGGTAGCGGAACGCCAGCACCGGCTGGGCCGCGCTCTGGTCCGAGACGATCTTCTGCACGGCGGCCATGCCGCGCGTCTCGGGCACGTCGATCTGCGTGATGCCCGCCATGCGCACCGTCTCGACGGCGATGCCGGAGTCGGCCGCCAGGGCCACCGTGCCCCACTGGCGCTCGGCTCCGATCAGGTTCACGGCCGGCACGACCGCCGAGGCCGCGTCGGCAACGTCGCTCTGGGTCTGCAGACCCAGGCGGTAGGCACCCTCGGCCTTCGAGCGCAGGTCGACCGTCAGCACGTTCGTGGCCGGGTCGAGGCTCTGGTTGTTGATGTTCTGGCCTTCCAGGCTGATGAGCTTCACGCCGGGCGCCAGGCCGATCTGGAGCTGGAACACGCCGGCGTTGCGGATCTCATACTGCACGTCCCAGTACTGGCGGAAACGCTCCAGCGAGGCGACGGCCAGGCAGGAGACCTCCCCGTAGACCCGCGGCTCGATCGTGGAGACGCGCAGGCGCACGGCGAACGGACGGGCCAGGTACCGCAGCCCCAGGCTGAACTGCTCGGGGCCCGCGCGCAACTCGTCCGGCATCTCGGTCAGGTTCACCTGGCCGATGTTCTCGCGCTGGACGATCTCGGCCTGGAGGCCCTTCTCGACGGCGACGGCCAGCACGCCCTTCTCGCGGGTGACGCCCCGGGCGACGATCTGCGGCGCCTCGACGTCCACCGGCACCGGGTCCAGCGTGCGTTCGAGCACCAGCGTCAGGGCGAAGCGCGCCGTCGCCGGCTCCAGCAGGCTGACGGCCAGAACGCTGCCGCCGTCGTCCCCCGGCCGCAGGTCCCAGTTGCGCAGCGATTCGCCCTCGACCTTCAGCAGGCTGTAGCCGGCCGGCAGCTCCACCTGGGCCTCGGCCATCTGGCCCTGCAGCACGGTGTAGTGCAGGGTCGACTCCACGCGCAGCAACCCGGGCGAGATGCGAAGGGCCGTGTGCTGCTCGGCGAAGGCCAGCGTCTCGACCTCGCGCACCTCGGGGGCAGCCTTCCATGTCAGGCGCAGCGTCCCGTCGATCGAGCCGAAGACGCTCACGGTCGTCCGGCCGCCCGCCGCGTCCGTGCGGTAGGGCAGACCGGGTTCGAGCGTTACCTCCACGTTCTCGTCCGGGATGGTCACCTCGCAGAGGCCGCTGAGGGCGGCGACCATCGGCACCTGGACCGTGCTCGTCTGCCGGTCGCGACCGACCGCCGTGGCGAATTCCACGTCGGCGGCGTACTCCCCGCGGCCGGGCAGCAGCAGGCCGATCCGGTCGCCCCGCCGCATGACGGTCGGGCCGGTTCCGAGCCAGCCGCCGCCGGACGCCCTGGCCGAGAGGACGCCGACGCTGCCCCCGAACAGCGGCACCCAGACGCCGCCCTTGTCGAGGCTGCGCATCCGGACGGACATCGTGCCCCGGAGCGCGTTGCCGTCGGGTGCGGCGCGCACGTTGACCTCCTGCATCACGTAGGCGGGCAGGCCGGTGTCCGGCGTCGGCATCTCGTCGGCCGCCGCCGCGGCCATCGCCGCCAGCAGGCACAGCAGCCCCGCAGTCGTGAGCCTCCTCACCATCGTCCATCCTCCCTTGTCGGGCGAAGCGGCCATGTCCTCTCTCCCTCAGCTTGCCTCGTGTTGCGATTTCGGTCCGAATATCGATTGCAGAACGACGATGAGCCCCTCCGCGACCAGGCAGAGGGCCATGGCCAGGGCGGTGCCGGCCAGCAGGCATCCGGCGGCCGGCGGGGCGGCCACGACCGCGGCCACGCCGCCCAGGAACGCCAGCGCGGCGAACGGGACGGCCAGCCCCGTGTTCCGCACACGCAGGACCAGGAACACCCCAAACGCTGCGGCCGCCAGGGCCAGTTCGCAGGCCATGGCAGCCCCGCCGCTCACCAGGCGGAACCACACCGCCGCAGCCGTGCGGCCCAGAAGGGGCGTGGCGAACCTGTAGGTCGCGCCCCCCGGGTCGGGGAAGTCGATGGTGATCGGCAGGGCGCCCGTGCTGCGTCCGCCCGGCAACTGCCGCACCAGCGAGCCCGTGCGGAAGCGCAGGGCGGGTTCGCTCGGCGCCGCCACCGTTGCCTGGGCCGGCTCCGTTGCGTGTCGCAGGAAGCTCCGCTCAGGGTGGAGTTCGCTGGGGGCGTCCGCCCCGACACCCCCCAGCCCGGCCTGCTCAGGGATGCGGCCATCGTCTGCGAACATGGCCGTCGCCTCGCGCTTGGCGATCTGCTCGGCGATGAGGTCCAGGTCGTCGTATTCCCCCCGCGACATCCTTATGGCGTCGGCCACCCGCATTCCACCCCTCCGCGCTGCGCCGGCCGCATCGGCCTCCTCCTCCCGGTCGGAGAGGCGCCGCATGACCTGTGCCTGGCCGAGCTGGCTGCGGGCCTGTTCGTGCTGAGGGTCCAGCCGAAGGACCTGGTCCAGGTTGGACTCTGCGGCCTTGTAGTCGCCGGCCTGCAACTGGGCCATGGCCAGGTTGTAGCGGTCCGTTGCCAGTTGCTTTGTGAGGGCCTGAGGGGGTTCGGCCGCGGCGGGCTGCGCCCCCTTATGGGCCTCGTGCCGTTCGCGCCGTTCGCGACCGCGCGCGGGCGCGGAGCGTTCGAGCGCGCCGGCCAGGCGGCGGTCGGCGACGTAGGGCGCCAGGTCGGAAAGCTCCTTCGGCGCCCGGCCGTCGTTGCGCGCCGCGTATTGCTCGCGTGCGGCCAGGATCTGGTCCGCGCCGGCCTCGACGAGCACCTCGTCCAGCACCTGCTGCCTGAGGGCCGGCTCCGGCCCCGAGGCCCCCGGGGCCGTCGTGGCCGCCGTCTGCCGCTCGAGGCGGACCGCCAGCTCGAGTTCCTCGCCGGTGATCGCGGTCTTGCCGAACGAACTCGGCACGGTGGCGCCCGGGGCGGACGCGGTCCGTTCGGGCTGCCAGACGGCAATCAGTTCCTCGGTGCGGGGGTTGCGCAGGATCCCGTCGTCGGGATTGGCGCTGACGCACTGGACGGCGCCGTCCATGTAGAGCACATGAATGCACGCGGCGGCGTCGGGAGGCCAGAGGTAAGCGAGCACCTCAGTGGCCGCTGCGGCGCCGCTGGGCCGGCGGTAGACGACCTCCTGCCCGTTCCACCGGAGCAGGGATTCGTCCGCCAGGTGTCCGTCGTCCACCAGCGACTGCAGGTCCGGGGGATACCGGCCGTCTGCGTTCGCGCGGTAGTGCTCGATCCCCATGAAAAGGTTGCGAAGATTGGACGTAGCCGTAGTCCTGCATGCCATGTAGCGCGCCCGGCCGAGCGCCGGCATGAGCATCGCCGCCAGGACGACCCCGACGGCCAGGACGGCGAAGACGAGGAGCAGAGGCCTCGAGGGGACGAGCCGGCGGGCGAGGGCGGGATGCCGCGTGCAGGTCCTGACGAGGCCGTAGCCGACGGCGCACGCGGCGGCCAGAACGCCGATCAGAACGAGCGCCCCGGCATGCCGCCGGAACGGGCTCCAGACGGCCCTCAGCAGGCGGCCGGTCAGGCTCGGGTCCGGCGGCGGGCCGAGGGGCCTGCCCATGTTGCCGCCCACGGCGGCCAGGCGCACTCCCTCGGGCACGCGCACGGTCCATTCGAACTGCCCGACGTTCAGGCTCAGGTCCGGGGCCGCCATCGCCTGCCGTGAGAACGGCCTCTGCGCGCTCTGCGGCGTCGCGTAGATCACGTCGATGGCCGACATGCCGAGCCGCGCGGCGCGTTCGCTCGTGAACAACGGGATCTGCAGCGTGCGCTCCCCCTCGCGGAAGGGCTTGATCGGTTCGTTGAACGCGTAGGTGCCGATCAACCGCGCCTTCGGCCCCAGCGCGTCGAGGTCGAGCGTCAGGAACTGCCGGTTCTGGTTCGACACCCAGAGCCGCAGGTGATTGAGCGTCTCGCGGTTGTCCTGCAGCACCGTGTCGAGCCACGCATACGGGATGCGCGCGCCGAGCAGGATGTCGCTGAGCGCCTGGGCCTCCACGGCCACGGGCAGGGACCAGTCGGCGCCGCGATAGGTGTAGGCGGCCAGGGCGGGAAGCTCCCGGCGGTACCCCCACGGCGCGTACGACTCCTGCGGATCGGCGCCCGTGAGCGCACCGGGCAGGGCAGCCGGACGCACCTCCACGTCGGGCCGCGCCTGCAGAAGCAGCAGGGCGCCGTTCTGCTCCCGCGCCCCCCGCAGCCGGACGGTCCCGACGTCCACGGTGGCCGCCGCCACGTCACTGACGACGTCGTAGTGGACCCGGCAGTCGAAGGTGCCCGTGCGGCGGCCGCGGAAGCGCACGCGCCACGCGCGCCCCTCCCCCTGGCTGAGGACCACCTCGGGGCCCTCGAAGCGCGGCGAGACGGCGCCGTCCGGCAGGTCGAACACCAGTTCGCCGACGCCGCCACGCTCGACGGCGATGCGCACGAACGCCGTCGCCTCCACCTGCCCCGCGCGGAAACGCAGCACGTCGAGCACCTCCGCGGCGTAGACGGGCCGCACGGTCTCCGTGTGCACGTCCAGCCACCAGCGGCTGTCGAAAAGTTCATACAGGAATCGGTTCTCAAATGCCTTGAGGTAGTCGGGCGCCTGCTCGACGCGCAGGGAGTGCAGGTTCGTCTGGCCGTCTTCGAGCGGGCGGACGTCCACCGAGACGTCGGTGCCGACGCCGAACCAGCCCTTCAGGTGGGCGGCGTCGCGCAGACCGATGCCGCGCAGGCGCACGCGGCCCGGCACGGCCGGCTCGGAGGCCACCAGGCGGAAATGCAGGGCGCCGCTGACGGGCTCGTGCAGGCGGATGCGCACTTCGGAACCGTCGCCGGGCTGCTCCCAGGACTCGATCCGGGGGCCGTCGACCCGCTCGGCCGTCAGGCCTTCCGGCAGCAGCACGCACAGCTCCGCCATGGGCCGCCGGCGGACCTCCAGGGCGAACAGGACCTCGCGCAGGATGCGGTCCTCCTGCACCGTGGCGTGGTCCTGCACGGTGCCGCCGAGTTCGGCCCGCACCGGGTAGACCTCCACCTGGACGGCCAGCGGCCGGTCGCGGAACGCGTAGGCGGCCTCAGGTTGGCGCCGGCGGAGCCACTCCGGGAGCTGGTCGGCGGCGACGCGCCAGGGCTCGGCCGGGCCGCCGGTCGTCATCTGCAACTCGGCCGCCGACGAGAGCGCCAGCCGGTAGTCGGCCGCGTCGACGCCCGGCATCGTCGGCGGGGCCAGCACCAGGCGCTGCCCGCCATCGGCCAGGGCCTCGGTGAGGATGGTGATCTGGACCGCCTCGGCCGCCGGCCCGAGCGGCGCGATGCGCAGTCGGGAGCCCTCCTGGGTCCAGTCGGGCCGGCCGCCGGCCGCCCCGACGCTCCGCGCGAGGTGCCCGTCCGGCAGCACCACGACGGTTTCGGGGGCCGGACGGCCGTAGTCGACGACGATGCGGTGTGTGCCCGCGATCCCGTGGGCGGCCACGGCGTAGTGGGTCTCCACAGCCGCCCGGGCGGACGCGCGGATGGGCACGCTCCGCACGACGATGACCGGGTCGGCCCGGCGGAATGCGCACGAGAGCTTGTGCGAGCGGCCCTCGGCGACGGTCTGGGCGGCCCCGTCCAAGCGTTCGAACGTGAGTTCGTTGCGGCCGGCGGAGACGAGCACGCGGCCCTCGGTGCGTGCCGCGCCGGGGCACAGGAAGACGGGCACGCCCACCCGATGAGCGCCTCGGCCGTCGTCCTGCATGGCGCCCGTCAGGCGGCACCGCACTTCAAGGAGTTCCCCGGCAGCGCCCTCGGGCAGGTGGAAGTCGAGCGTGCTTCCCGAGATACGCCACCGCACGTCGGCCGGGCACTCGACCGTTTGCAGGTCCGCGTCGGATGGCAACCGGACGGACAGCGAGTCCGGCGGGGCCCCGTCGAAGCGGAACTGCAGCGTCACGGCGTCCCGGAACCCCGGGGGGTCCTCCGCCAGGTCGTGCGTCTGGCCGAACGAGTACGTGGCCACGCGCGCGGGCGGGCGCGGCGCCCACGTCAGCGCCAGCGGACGCACGCTGAGGGGCACAATCTGGAAGCGGGCGCGCCCGTCGGCCTCGTCCAGGGGCAGCACGAGGGCACCGGGACGGGCCGCGAAGTCCACGGCCGGCCCCGGCAGGTCGACCTCGACGGTGCAGTGCACGGCAGGCGGCATGGGCAGGCGGGTCATGAACGCCGTCCCCGTCCGCGCCCGCACGATGCGCTGCCGCAGACGAACCGTCAGGTGCCCGCGCTGCCCGGGCGGGACCGTGGCGTGCAGGGACTCGATGCCGCGGGTGACGACCAGGTCGCCGTGGGCGCCGTCGACGCGCTCCAACGTGTCGACGGGGGACAGAAGGAGGACGTCGGCGGCCGTCCGGCCGGGGTTGTGAAGGTCGATCTCGTAGACGATCGAGAGGAACTCGTCTTCGGCGCGGCAGCGCACGTGCGCCTCCAGGCACGGGTTGACAATGGCCGCACGGGCGCCTGTGCCGGCAAGCGCCAGCAGGAGCGTCGCTGCAAGGACGACAGACCGTCGGAGCGCCTGCATCTCATCCCCTCCGTACGATGCGGGGCGGGCACCGGCCCGATGCCCGTGTGCCCGTGAGACGATCCTCGAGGCCCGAAAGTTCCATGCCTCCTCCGAAACGCCCCCACGGACGGCTCACGAGGGCCCCTCCGCAGGCGGCCGTCCCCGGGGCCGCAGTCGGTTCAGCTTGGCCGTGTCGGCGCGCATCTGCACGGTGCCGCAGGCGGCGCAGACCCACGCCCGGGTGGGCACCAGGCTCTCTTCGAAGACCCAGAAGCGGGCGTGAAAGGGGCGGAAGTAGAGCCGGCCGGCCCCCTGCAGGCGGCCCTCGACCAGCACGTTATGCCCGCAGGCCGAGCAGCGGCCGGCGGCGGCCTCGGCCTCCTTGCGGCCGGTCGACTTCTCGATGACCGCGTCCAGCCCCTCGCGGGAGAACCGGGTGGCGCCGCCGATCTTGTAGAACGACAGCAGCCCCTCCTTCATCCAGCGGTAGATCGTCGGCTCGCTCACGTCCAGATAGGTGGCGGCCTCGCCCACCGTGAACCACTCCGGCATCGCCGGCCTGGCGTCTGCTCGGTCTTCTGAGGCCATGCATGCCCCTGCAAATGGGTCTATAGCCTATCATTAACTATTATACGCAATCGCGCGGCGCTGTCAAGCCCCGTCATCCCTTTCAAGACACCCCGGATGCGTCTTGCGCCGCGCCGGCACTTGTGCTCTAATGGGTTCGGGTCCGATTTCGGTGAGGTCGGCCTCCGCACGGATGCGGAGTCGAATGCCGCCCTGAGGGGGGAGGACGAAGGGCGGTGTGTTTATGTACGGAGAGCCCGTCACCCACCGGGCGGAGACGGCCCGTTCCGCCGACGCCGTGCGCGGGCCGGCTCTCGGCCATGCACCTGCCCTGACGCATTCGGTCCGCAACGCCCATCCCGGCTGCGCCGGCCCGGCAACCGGGGTCTGCACCCCTGTCCCCTTCCGCGCTGCGCGCCGGCGGTCTGCCCGGCGCTCCCCGTGGCCGGGGGCGATGGAGGTGGCGGGCACGTCCATGCGGCGAAACTGAACGGAGACGGACATGGTGCTCGTGCACGACATCACCGGTCGGGAGACGGTGGCGGACGAACCGGAGCGGGGACGTCAGTGCTCCAATGCCGTCATGGACACGGTCCGTGCGTTGACCTGCTTGCTGGACCCCGACGGCCGCATCGTGCGCTTCAACGCGGCCTGCGAGCAGGCGACCGGCTACACGGCGGCCGAGGTGGAGGGGCGGCGGATATGGGACGTGCTGACCCCGCCGGAGGACCGCCCCCTGCTGCAGGGCGTCCTCGCGGCGCTGAACAACGGCACCGACTGCGTGGAGCACGAGGGCCACTGGCTGTGCAAGGACGGCGGGAGGCGCTGCATCGCGTGGGCATGCACGCGCGTGTGCGACCGCTCGGGCCGCCTCTCCCGGATCATCGCCACGGGGCTCGACCTCACCGAGCTTCGGCGGCTGGAGGACGGCGCCCGCCAGACCGCGCGGCTCGCCACGGTCGGCCAACTCGCGGGCGGCGTCGCCCACGACTTCAACAACCTGCTGACGGCCATCATGGGCTACATCGGCTTCGTGCTGCCGGAACTCCCGGAGGACTCCCGCGTTGCCGAAGACCTTCGGCTCGCCATCGACGCCGCCACGCGCGCGTCGCAACTGACCCGGCAGTTGCTCACGTTCACCCGCGGCGCGGGTTCACCGTCCGCCTGCATCGACGTCAACGGAGTCGTCAGGGACACCTGCAGCGTCCTGCGGCACCTGATCGAGGACCGGGTCGATCTGCGGGTCGAACTCTGCCCCGAACCGCTGCCCGTCCGGGCCGACCCCGTGCAACTGGGCCAGGTGGTCATGAACCTCGTCGTCAACGCCCGCGACGCCATGCCCGGCGGCGGCGTGCTGACCGTCCGGACGGCGCGCCAGGACGCACCCGCCGGAGGCGCCGGCCGGGCCCGACTCAGCGTCTCGGACACCGGCTCGGGCATCCCGGAGGATATCCGCGAACGCATCTTCGAGCCCTTCTTCACCACCAAGGCGGGCGGCAGCGCGGCCGGCCTCGGCCTCGCAACCGTCGACCGCATCGTCCGGCAGCACGACGGGCAGGTCGCCCTGGAGAGCCGTCTCGGCGGTGGAAGCACCTTCACGGTGCGGCTGCCCCTGGTCGAGGCCGACTCATCGGCTCGGCGCCCCGCGGCGCGGCCGGACCGGTCCGGGCGCGGACAGCGCGTCCTGGTCGTCGAGGACGACATCGAGGTCCGCGACCTGGCCCGCCGGGTGCTGCGGGACTGCGGCTACGCCGTCTGGGAGGCGGCCGACGGCCCGGCGGCCCTCGCCCTGCTGGAGCGCACTGGCGCCGCGCCGGACGTGCTGATCACCGACGTCGTAATGCCGCGAATGGACGGCCGCGAACTGGCCCAGCGCGTGCGGCTG
The Candidatus Brocadiaceae bacterium genome window above contains:
- a CDS encoding response regulator — protein: MVLVHDITGRETVADEPERGRQCSNAVMDTVRALTCLLDPDGRIVRFNAACEQATGYTAAEVEGRRIWDVLTPPEDRPLLQGVLAALNNGTDCVEHEGHWLCKDGGRRCIAWACTRVCDRSGRLSRIIATGLDLTELRRLEDGARQTARLATVGQLAGGVAHDFNNLLTAIMGYIGFVLPELPEDSRVAEDLRLAIDAATRASQLTRQLLTFTRGAGSPSACIDVNGVVRDTCSVLRHLIEDRVDLRVELCPEPLPVRADPVQLGQVVMNLVVNARDAMPGGGVLTVRTARQDAPAGGAGRARLSVSDTGSGIPEDIRERIFEPFFTTKAGGSAAGLGLATVDRIVRQHDGQVALESRLGGGSTFTVRLPLVEADSSARRPAARPDRSGRGQRVLVVEDDIEVRDLARRVLRDCGYAVWEAADGPAALALLERTGAAPDVLITDVVMPRMDGRELAQRVRLRHPQVRILFISGHAHTHAGEDLGDQLAWRFVHKPFSMERLVRRVREALQEPV
- a CDS encoding helix-turn-helix domain-containing protein, with translation MASEDRADARPAMPEWFTVGEAATYLDVSEPTIYRWMKEGLLSFYKIGGATRFSREGLDAVIEKSTGRKEAEAAAGRCSACGHNVLVEGRLQGAGRLYFRPFHARFWVFEESLVPTRAWVCAACGTVQMRADTAKLNRLRPRGRPPAEGPS